A region of Vitis vinifera cultivar Pinot Noir 40024 chromosome 15, ASM3070453v1 DNA encodes the following proteins:
- the LOC100258459 gene encoding disease resistance protein RPP13, with protein MAESSISFFVEKLYDSVSQQASLYGAVEGQVRLLRNELEWIRQFLECADAERRYDKMFKLWVNQIRDAAYDAEDAIDEFIFKVERKRLQRFNNLKFLNLLPACVVLPDKLRLVNELNGRISETNITLEKILINKRRYGMEDLRAYEPGSSSGIATTSERYSNQMVARKEKRIPTVEETNVVGMKNDVEAVKGKLLEGAMERVVVAIWGMGGLGKTTLAKKVYNHSDVQHHFSCRAWVYVSQEYNIRELLLGIANCVTTLEDEQKRKNENELGEVVKKCLQGKRYLIVLDDVWNTDVWRGLSSYFPAESNKSRVLITTRREDIAVDAHSECYKLQLLGEKESWELFLNKVGSEAVLTWPGLEEFKKEIVAKCKGLPLAIVVLGGLLSLKDLTPESWRKVLKTMDWHLSQGPDSCLGILALSYNDLPTYLKPCFLYCGVFPEDSEIKASKLIRLWVAEGFVQKRGKETLEDIAEDYLYELIQRSMIQVADTRDDGRVKSCRIHDLLRDLAISEAKEEKLFEVDENIDVDVPPTSVRRLIGNIDQTNSPHLKNSNIRSLILNRSIDGGDEVCLHKCPKLLRVLHVDSLYKLPGKIGELIHLKYLCLSGIKWGIFLPPSIGGLVNLQTLDSGAEFICIPHTIWKLKQMRHLNCWGGRISSRQSMRERWVEGHLGVHQMTNLQTLYLEGGDWLKDNNLGKLAHHLKQLKLDLYSHPKLKEGSFRSIAQLTGLQKLKLLTDKFIESEGLSTSTPILFPGLESFSHHKCLYKLRLVGPIRKLRVETTLYPPNLMQLKLFRTRMEEDPMPILGRLPNLRILTLLRDSYKGTGMNCPHGGFLRLEFLQMRLLDNLEDLSVEEGAMPNLKTLKIEYCDQMRKFPDGLLQLKKLQRLNLYPVSQELMSGVLETQGEDWKRIRRIITSQVPP; from the coding sequence ATGGCGGAGAGCAGTATCTCGTTTTTCGTAGAGAAGCTGTATGACTCGGTTTCACAACAAGCCTCACTCTATGGGGCAGTAGAAGGGCAGGTCAGGCTGCTCCGAAACGAGCTGGAGTGGATCCGCCAGTTCCTAGAATGTGCGGATGCAGAGCGTAGATACGACAAAATGTTCAAGCTGTGGGTGAATCAGATCAGGGATGCAGCCTATGATGCCGAAGATGCCATTGATGAATTCATATTCAAAGTGGAACGCAAACGACTGCAGAGATTCAATAATCTCAAGTTCCTCAACTTGTTACCCGCATGCGTGGTCTTGCCTGACAAGTTACGGCTTGTGAATGAGCTCAATGGGCGTATCAGTGAGACCAATATCACACTTGAGAAGATTTTGATTAATAAACGGAGGTACGGCATGGAAGATCTGAGAGCTTATGAACCTGGGAGCTCTTCCGGTATTGCAACTACTTCTGAACGGTACTCCAATCAAATGGTGGCCAGGAAAGAGAAGAGGATTCCCACTGTTGAAGAAACCAACGTTGTGGGGATGAAAAATGATGTGGAAGCTGTAAAGGGAAAGCTGTTAGAGGGAGCAATGGAAAGAGTAGTGGTGGCCATCTGGGGGATGGGTGGCCTTGGCAAAACTACTCTTGCCAAGAAAGTTTACAACCACAGCGATGTTCAGCACCACTTTAGTTGCCGTGCTTGGGTTTATGTATCTCAAGAGTACAATATTCGGGAGCTTTTGCTCGGGATCGCCAATTGCGTCACGACTCTCGAGGATGAACAAAAacgtaaaaatgaaaatgagttgGGAGAAGTGGTTAAAAAATGTCTCCAGGGAAAAAGGTACTTGATAGTACTTGATGATGTATGGAACACCGATGTTTGGCGCGGGTTGAGCTCATATTTTCCCGCAGAATCAAATAAGAGCAGAGTGTTGATCACTACTCGCAGAGAAGATATTGCTGTAGATGCTCATTCAGAGTGCTATAAACTTCAACTTCTGGGTGAAAAAGAAAGCTGGGAGCTGTTTCTCAACAAAGTAGGGAGTGAAGCAGTACTGACATGGCCAGGGTTGGAGGAATTCAAAAAGGAGATTGTAGCAAAATGCAAAGGTTTACCTCTTGCAATTGTGGTTCTTGGAGGACTTCTATCACTGAAAGATCTGACACCAGAATCATGGCGGAAAGTGCTTAAAACCATGGATTGGCATCTAAGTCAAGGTCCCGACTCCTGTTTGGGAATTCTTGCACTGAGCTATAACGACTTACCCACTTACTTGAAGCCCTGCTTTCTTTACTGTGGGGTTTTTCCGGAGGACTCAGAAATCAAAGCAAGTAAGTTGATTCGCTTGTGGGTTGCTGAAGGATTTGtacaaaaaaggggaaaagaaacCCTGGAAGACATTGCAGAAGACTACCTATACGAGTTGATCCAGAGAAGCATGATTCAGGTGGCTGATACGAGAGACGATGGAAGGGTGAAGTCTTGCCGTATACACGACCTGCTTCGAGACCTTGCCATTTCAGAAgctaaagaagaaaaactttttgAGGTAGATGAAAACATTGATGTGGACGTGCCTCCTACTAGTGTTCGTCGACTGATCGGTAATATTGATCAGACCAACTCTCCACATTTGAAAAATTCTAATATCCGATCTTTGATCCTCAATAGATCCATTGATGGAGGAGATGAGGTATGTTTACATAAATGCCCCAAATTGCTTCGGGTCCTGCACGTGGACTCGCTTTACAAACTACCAGGAAAAATAGGAGAACTCATCcacctaaaatatttatgctTAAGCGGAATTAAGTGGGGAATATTCCTTCCACCATCAATCGGTGGGCTTGTTAATTTACAAACCCTTGATTCAGGAGCGGAGTTCATCTGCATACCCCATacaatttggaaattgaagcaAATGAGACATCTAAATTGTTGGGGAGGTAGGATCTCATCAAGGCAGTCAATGAGAGAGAGGTGGGTGGAAGGCCATTTGGGTGTCCATCAAATGACCAACCTTCAGACATTATATTTAGAGGGTGGCGATTGGTTGAAGGATAACAACTTGGGAAAACTGGCCCACCACCTAAAGCAATTGAAGCTAGACCTTTATTCTCACCCAAAGTTGAAGGAGGGGTCGTTCCGATCAATAGCCCAATTAACTGGGCTTCAAAAGCTGAAGTTGCTTACTGATAAATTTATAGAAAGCGAGGGATTGTCAACATCAACACCAATTCTATTCCCAGGTCTGGAGTCTTTCTCACACCACAAGTGCCTCTACAAACTGCGTCTAGTGGGACCCATCCGAAAACTACGCGTGGAAACAACACTCTATCCTCCGAATCTCATGCAACTCAAACTGTTTCGTACTAGAATGGAGGAAGATCCAATGCCAATACTAGGGAGGCTGCCAAACTTGAGGATTCTCACATTATTACGAGATTCTTATAAGGGTACGGGAATGAATTGTCCTCATGGAGGGTTCCTTCGACTTGAATTCCTACAAATGCGCTTGTTGGACAATCTAGAAGACTTGTCAGTGGAGGAAGGAGCAATGCCTAATCTGAAGACATTGAAAATTGAGTATTGTGACCAAATGAGGAAGTTCCCAGATGGATTATTGCAGCTGAAAAAGCTCCAAAGACTAAACCTCTATCCGGTATCCCAAGAATTGATGAGTGGGGTTTTAGAGACACAAGGAGAAGATTGGAAAAGGATCCGTCGTATAATCACCTCCCAGGTACCTCCCTGA
- the LOC100261854 gene encoding uncharacterized protein LOC100261854 isoform X2, giving the protein MALKDPQFRSSGDPMEGSDAEELEELEADVKEMAQKVRHYRTTLPDQLKATFTSILSSQRPPFLEFVSGSEPEASGEPNPGQSRVLLAQGDHETSEKIQLLKQNISSNVSTILVLLKRLNECMSMVDKLDSYNGIMHPAFKRRRTS; this is encoded by the exons ATGGCTCTGAAAGATCCTCAATTCCGGAGCTCCGGGGACCCAATGGAAGGATCCGACGCGGAAGAACTAGAGGAGTTGGAGGCTGATGTGAAGGAAATGGCTCAGAAGGTCCGCCATTACCGTACAACTCTCCCAGATCAGCTCAAGGCCACATTCACTTCGATTTTATCTTCTCAGCGACCTCCGTTTCTCGAATTCGTGTCCGGATCCGAACCCGAAGCCTCCGGAGAACCTAACCCAG GACAGAGCAGGGTTTTGCTAGCTCAAGGAGATCATGAGACTTCAGAGAAAATACAGTTGCTCAAACAAAATATTTCGAGTAACGTCTCTACCATTCTAGTCCTCTTGAAAAGATTGAATGAATGTATGTCAATGGTTGACAAACTTGATTCGTACAATGGAATTATGCATCCTGCCTTCAAAAGGAGAAGGACTAGCTGA
- the LOC100261854 gene encoding uncharacterized protein LOC100261854 isoform X1, which yields MALKDPQFRSSGDPMEGSDAEELEELEADVKEMAQKVRHYRTTLPDQLKATFTSILSSQRPPFLEFVSGSEPEASGEPNPVSGGCICGACRGRGNGDNSGCGGDGQSRVLLAQGDHETSEKIQLLKQNISSNVSTILVLLKRLNECMSMVDKLDSYNGIMHPAFKRRRTS from the exons ATGGCTCTGAAAGATCCTCAATTCCGGAGCTCCGGGGACCCAATGGAAGGATCCGACGCGGAAGAACTAGAGGAGTTGGAGGCTGATGTGAAGGAAATGGCTCAGAAGGTCCGCCATTACCGTACAACTCTCCCAGATCAGCTCAAGGCCACATTCACTTCGATTTTATCTTCTCAGCGACCTCCGTTTCTCGAATTCGTGTCCGGATCCGAACCCGAAGCCTCCGGAGAACCTAACCCAG TTTCCGGTGGGTGCATTTGTGGAGCCTGCAGGGGTAGAGGAAATGGGGACAATAGTGGATGTGGTGGTGATG GACAGAGCAGGGTTTTGCTAGCTCAAGGAGATCATGAGACTTCAGAGAAAATACAGTTGCTCAAACAAAATATTTCGAGTAACGTCTCTACCATTCTAGTCCTCTTGAAAAGATTGAATGAATGTATGTCAATGGTTGACAAACTTGATTCGTACAATGGAATTATGCATCCTGCCTTCAAAAGGAGAAGGACTAGCTGA
- the LOC104881913 gene encoding serine/threonine-protein kinase VIK isoform X2, producing the protein MDDCRCSSPPSKPLSDAHSFGHEKICEILEAQGGIDPVGLDSKIPCYEIDYAEVDMDEATLIGEGAYGEVYLVRWRETEVAANIIYSSISSDPRVKNTFLRELGLWQKLCHPNIVQFLGFTKHSDRLIFVTEYLRNGSLYDILSKKGRLDPPVVVAYALDIARGMNHLHQLKPHSIIHRDLTPRNVLQDEAGHLKVTVSSLCKIAQEKDAVGYKMTGGTGSYRYMAPEVYRRESYGKSIDVFSFAVIVHEMFHGKTSKRAENPEYVADKQAYEDSRPPLSSYVYPRPIKTLLRNCWHKNPEVRPTFEAIILELEEIQVSMLDKKAACHDCDIL; encoded by the exons ATGGATGATTGCAGATGTTCTTCACCGCCTTCCAAG CCACTTTCAGATGCTCATAGCTTTGGTCATGAGAAGATATGTGAGATACTGGAGGCTCAGGGTGGAATAGATCCG GTGGGGCTTGACTCTAAGATTCCATGCTATGAAATTGATTATGCTGAGGTGGACATGGATGAAGCAACTCTTATTGGAGAA GGAGCATATGGTGAAGTTTATTTAGTGAGGTGGCGTGAAACAGAAGTTGctgcaaatataatttattcCTCCATTTCATCAGATCCAAGGGTGAA GAATACCTTTTTGAGGGAACTAGGTTTATGGCAGAAGCTGTGCCACCCTAATATAGTGCAGTTCCTTGGTTTTACAAAGCACTCTGATCGCCTTATTTTCGTCACTGAGTATCTTCGAAAT GGAAGTTTGTATGATATTTTGAGCAAGAAAGGAAGACTTGATCCACCTGTAGTTGTGGCCTATGCTTTAGATATTGCAAG AGGGATGAATCATCTTCACCAGCTTAAACCACATTCTATAATTCACCGGGATTTGACTCCAAG AAATGTGTTACAAGATGAAGCAGGGCACCTTAAGGTTACAGTCTCCAGTCTATGCAAAATTGCTCAGGAAAAAGATGCAGTTGGTTACAAAATGACTGGAGGAACAGGTTCAT ATCGTTACATGGCACCTGAGGTTTATCGCCGAGAATCATATGGGAAGAGTATTGATGTCTTCTCCTTTGCTGTAATAGTACATGAG ATGTTCCATGGGAAAACATCAAAGAGAGCAGAAAACCCAGAGTATGTTGCAGACAAGCAAGCATATGAAGATTCCCGGCCTCCTCTCTCCTCATATGTATACCCTAGACCCATCAAGAC GCTTCTCAGAAACTGCTGGCACAAGAATCCAGAAGTGCGGCCTACATTTGAAGCCATAATTTTGGAGCTAGAGGAAATACAAGTGAGTATGCTAGATAAGAAAGCAGCTTGCCATGATTGTGATATCTTATGA
- the LOC104881913 gene encoding serine/threonine-protein kinase VIK isoform X1 — protein MDDCRCSSPPSKMKQPQTMDSEGPYRLLHCSSKCDKAGVIQELEKGVEANLADYDKRTALHLAACEGCEEIVVLLLEKGADANPIDRWGRTPLSDAHSFGHEKICEILEAQGGIDPVGLDSKIPCYEIDYAEVDMDEATLIGEGAYGEVYLVRWRETEVAANIIYSSISSDPRVKNTFLRELGLWQKLCHPNIVQFLGFTKHSDRLIFVTEYLRNGSLYDILSKKGRLDPPVVVAYALDIARGMNHLHQLKPHSIIHRDLTPRNVLQDEAGHLKVTVSSLCKIAQEKDAVGYKMTGGTGSYRYMAPEVYRRESYGKSIDVFSFAVIVHEMFHGKTSKRAENPEYVADKQAYEDSRPPLSSYVYPRPIKTLLRNCWHKNPEVRPTFEAIILELEEIQVSMLDKKAACHDCDIL, from the exons ATGGATGATTGCAGATGTTCTTCACCGCCTTCCAAG ATGAAGCAACCGCAAACCATGGACTCAGAAGGACCGTATCGGCTTCTCCACTGCTCTAGTAAGTGTGATAAGGCAGGTGTGATACAAGAGTTGGAGAAAGGAGTAGAAGCCAACCTGGCTGACTATGATAAAAGAACAGCACTCCATTTAGCAGCCTGTGAAGGCTGTGAAGAAATTGTTGTCTTACTTCTTGAGAAAGGAGCTGATGCAAACCCCATTGATCGTTGGGGTCGCACT CCACTTTCAGATGCTCATAGCTTTGGTCATGAGAAGATATGTGAGATACTGGAGGCTCAGGGTGGAATAGATCCG GTGGGGCTTGACTCTAAGATTCCATGCTATGAAATTGATTATGCTGAGGTGGACATGGATGAAGCAACTCTTATTGGAGAA GGAGCATATGGTGAAGTTTATTTAGTGAGGTGGCGTGAAACAGAAGTTGctgcaaatataatttattcCTCCATTTCATCAGATCCAAGGGTGAA GAATACCTTTTTGAGGGAACTAGGTTTATGGCAGAAGCTGTGCCACCCTAATATAGTGCAGTTCCTTGGTTTTACAAAGCACTCTGATCGCCTTATTTTCGTCACTGAGTATCTTCGAAAT GGAAGTTTGTATGATATTTTGAGCAAGAAAGGAAGACTTGATCCACCTGTAGTTGTGGCCTATGCTTTAGATATTGCAAG AGGGATGAATCATCTTCACCAGCTTAAACCACATTCTATAATTCACCGGGATTTGACTCCAAG AAATGTGTTACAAGATGAAGCAGGGCACCTTAAGGTTACAGTCTCCAGTCTATGCAAAATTGCTCAGGAAAAAGATGCAGTTGGTTACAAAATGACTGGAGGAACAGGTTCAT ATCGTTACATGGCACCTGAGGTTTATCGCCGAGAATCATATGGGAAGAGTATTGATGTCTTCTCCTTTGCTGTAATAGTACATGAG ATGTTCCATGGGAAAACATCAAAGAGAGCAGAAAACCCAGAGTATGTTGCAGACAAGCAAGCATATGAAGATTCCCGGCCTCCTCTCTCCTCATATGTATACCCTAGACCCATCAAGAC GCTTCTCAGAAACTGCTGGCACAAGAATCCAGAAGTGCGGCCTACATTTGAAGCCATAATTTTGGAGCTAGAGGAAATACAAGTGAGTATGCTAGATAAGAAAGCAGCTTGCCATGATTGTGATATCTTATGA